GCGCTCCATCACGTCGGCGCCGGCATCCACCACCTCCCACTCGATCTGGACGCCGGTGGCGTCGATGACCCGCCGGGCGGCCTCGGCCAGCTCGGGGCCGGTGCCGTCGCCAGGAATGAGGGTTACGGTGTGTTTCAACGCTGTCAAACCTCCTCGTCGAGGGATGGGCGATACCGTATCGAGATTAGATCTCGTAGGCCCGAATGCCTTCCCGGAAGGGCACCGGCGGCACCGCGAAGGCGGTGTAAAAGGGGCGAGCGTCGCCCGTGCTGCCCCGGGTGAGCAGCTCCAGCTGCTGCAGCGTGACGGGGAATCCCGGCAGCGCCTGGCCGGCCCGCACCGCCGCCCTGACCCACCCCAGCGGCACCCGCACGAAGAGCGGCCGGACGCCGATCCGCTCGGCCACGGCCGCCAGCAGCTCCCGGTAGGTGAGCACGTCCGCACCGCCGACCTCGTAGAGGCGCACGGACCCCGGCCCGCCGCCGGCCGGCAGCGGCTCCGCCACCGCCTGGGCGACGGCCTCCGCGACGACCCAGACCGGCACCGGCTGCAGCGGGAAGGCGCCGTCGCCGAAGACGGGAAAGAGCGGCAGGCGGCGCATCAGGCGGGCCAGCATCCCGACGAAGCCGTCACCGGGGCCGTAGATGATGGAGGGGCGCAGGATGACGAGATCGGCGAAGCCCGCCTCCCGGGCGATGGCCTCGGCCAGACCCTTGGTGCGGGGATAGGGCCACGGGTCGTCCGGGTCGGCCCCCAGGGCGCTCATCAGCACGAAGCGCCGGATGCCGGCCGAGCGCGCCGCGGTCACCAGCCGGCGAGTGCCCTCGACCACGACGCGTGCGAAGGTGACGCCCTGGCGCGGACGCTCGCGGATGATGCCGACCAGATGCACGACGGCATCGGCCCCGGCCACCAGCTCCGAGAGGGCGCCGGTCTCCAGGAGATCTCCCTCCACGACCCGCCCGCCGGAGCGGGCCACTTCGGCCAGCGTGCGGTTGGCCTCGCGGGGACGCCGCCGGTCCCGCCCGGGCCGGCGCAGGACGGCCACCTGGAGCCCGCGGCCCAGCAGGGCGGCAACGACGGCGCGGCCCACGAAGCCGGTGCCCCCGGTGACCGCCACGTGTCGCACGTGCGTACGCCAGCCCCCTCTCGGGCCCCGCCGGGGCGGCCCCGTCGCGTCGCTCCGGCGAGGAACTCCTCGGATGGCGGCGAAACGATGACGACGTCGTCGCCGATGTCGATGGCTCTTTCGAGCCGGGCCCGTCTTACCCTCCATCGGGACACGGGAGGCAGCCGCCAGCCATGGTCGGGACCCTGGTCAACGCCGCCGCCGTCGTCGCCGGGAGCACGCTGGGCATGGTGCTGCGCCGGCGCGCCGATCCTGCCGCGACCGACACCGTCATGCAGGGACTCGGGCTCGTCACCCTCTTCATCGGCGGGCAGATGGCCTACGAGGCCATCGTCACCCGGCAGCCCGCCGCACCGCTGCTGCCGGTGCTGGTGGGCATGGCGTTGGGGGCCTACCTGGGTGAGCGGTGGGCCATCGAGCGGCAGCTGGGCCGGCTCGGCGAGCGGGCCCGGGAGCTGGTGGAGCGGCGCTTCGGCCGGCAGGACGGCGAGTTCGCGCGGGCCTTCGTCGCCTCCAGCCTGCTCTTCGTGGTGGGGCCCATGACGGTGGTGGGCAGTCTGGCCGACGGCATGTCGGGCGACGCCCGCATCCTGCTGACCAAGTCGGTGATGGACGGCATCGCCTCGGTCGCCTTCGCCTCGGCGCTGGGACCGGGCGTCTTCCTGTCGGCCGGCACGGTGCTGGTCTACCAGGGGGCGCTCACCCTGGCCGGGGCCGCGATGGGCCGGGCGTTGGATCCCCTGACGATGGGCACCGTCGACGCAGCCGGGGGGCTGCTGATCCTGGCCATCGGGCTCAACATGGTGGGCGCCACCCGCCTGCCCACCGGCAACCTGCTGCCGGCCCTGGCGGCCGCTCCCCTGCTCGCGTGGCTCTGGCGCGGCCTGGGCCTGCCCTGAGCCATGGCCCCGACCCGGCTCAGCCTGGGCCCGGCGCTCAACCCAGGCTCACCCAGGCGAGCCGGGCGAGCCCCAGTAGCGGCTCCGGCCAGACCCCCAGGGCCACCAGGGCCGCCGCCGACACCACGACCGCGACGGCCAGCAGCCGACGCCGGCCCGCTCCGCGCCACCGGGCTCGTCGGGGCCGGCGCCTCCGGCGAGCGGCGCACGGCCCGCTCTACCAGCTTGAGGTACGGGTAGGCCAGGATGGCGGTCGAGGCGACCAGCATGAAGGCCAGCCACTGCGCCCCCTCGCGCACCGCCGCCCCCACCAGCAGCACCTTGCCCACGAAGCCGCCCGTCAGGGGCATGCCCACCAGGGCCAGCACGAACGCCACCAGCGCCCACCCCGCCAGCGGGTCGCGCCCGACCGCCCCGTCGAGCATCTGCAGCGGATAGCGGGAGGCG
This genomic interval from Limnochorda sp. LNt contains the following:
- a CDS encoding NAD-dependent epimerase/dehydratase family protein, whose product is MRHVAVTGGTGFVGRAVVAALLGRGLQVAVLRRPGRDRRRPREANRTLAEVARSGGRVVEGDLLETGALSELVAGADAVVHLVGIIRERPRQGVTFARVVVEGTRRLVTAARSAGIRRFVLMSALGADPDDPWPYPRTKGLAEAIAREAGFADLVILRPSIIYGPGDGFVGMLARLMRRLPLFPVFGDGAFPLQPVPVWVVAEAVAQAVAEPLPAGGGPGSVRLYEVGGADVLTYRELLAAVAERIGVRPLFVRVPLGWVRAAVRAGQALPGFPVTLQQLELLTRGSTGDARPFYTAFAVPPVPFREGIRAYEI
- a CDS encoding DUF554 domain-containing protein translates to MVGTLVNAAAVVAGSTLGMVLRRRADPAATDTVMQGLGLVTLFIGGQMAYEAIVTRQPAAPLLPVLVGMALGAYLGERWAIERQLGRLGERARELVERRFGRQDGEFARAFVASSLLFVVGPMTVVGSLADGMSGDARILLTKSVMDGIASVAFASALGPGVFLSAGTVLVYQGALTLAGAAMGRALDPLTMGTVDAAGGLLILAIGLNMVGATRLPTGNLLPALAAAPLLAWLWRGLGLP